In Planktothrix serta PCC 8927, a single window of DNA contains:
- a CDS encoding ABC-F family ATP-binding cassette domain-containing protein codes for MSIFTLQSVQKEFGTKEILREASFSLDAADKVGLIGINGSGKSTLLKMIAGQESIDAGQLWVNPRAKVIYLPQQPNLDENRTVLEQIFADSGEQMHLIQEYEDLSHKLAKHPEDSQLLTRFSQVTQRMDATNAWELENRAKIILTKLGIEDFDTPIRQLSGGYRKRIALATALLVEPDVLLMDEPTNHLDAMSVEWLQDYLKNYRGALLLITHDRYFLDQVTNRIVELDRGDLFTYSGNYSYYLEKKAEAEDIAVSQQRKHRGVLRRELEWLRRGPKARSTKQKARIQRVEGMQDLEFKQLQGKVEISTPGRRIGKKVIELNQVSKSYDNRVLIQDFTYSFNPDDRLGIIGGNGVGKSTLLDMITGRIQPDSGLLEIGSTIHIGYFDQHSEDLLAAMNENQRVIDYLKEVAEYVKTADGTQITASQMLERFLFPPNQQYAPLNKLSGGEKRRLFLLRVLMSAPNVLILDEPTNDLDVQTLSVLEDYLEDFNGCVIVVSHDRYFLDRTVETIFSFEAGGVLRQYPGNYSVYLDYKKAEELELSRQTVKAEEKTTALGIDSDKSQRYSWDKSGQRKLSSKERREYEKLETKIAELEAKKIDLEQQLYYAPPGAVSKVQDLHHQVEMITQEIDNATERWLELAEIASSN; via the coding sequence ATGTCTATTTTTACATTACAATCCGTTCAAAAAGAATTTGGAACTAAAGAAATTTTGCGAGAAGCCTCTTTTAGTTTAGATGCGGCGGATAAAGTAGGTTTAATTGGCATTAATGGGTCGGGAAAATCGACCTTATTAAAAATGATTGCGGGACAGGAATCTATTGATGCTGGACAACTGTGGGTTAATCCCAGAGCAAAAGTGATCTATTTACCCCAACAACCTAATTTAGATGAAAATCGTACTGTTTTAGAACAAATTTTTGCTGATAGTGGCGAACAAATGCACTTAATTCAAGAGTATGAAGACCTTTCCCACAAATTAGCAAAACATCCTGAAGATTCCCAACTGTTAACCCGATTTTCCCAGGTGACTCAAAGAATGGATGCGACCAATGCTTGGGAATTGGAAAACCGGGCTAAAATTATTTTAACAAAATTAGGAATTGAAGATTTTGATACTCCGATTCGACAGTTATCTGGGGGATATCGCAAACGAATTGCTTTAGCAACGGCGTTATTAGTTGAACCCGATGTTTTATTAATGGATGAACCCACGAACCATTTAGATGCAATGTCCGTTGAATGGTTACAAGATTATTTAAAAAATTATCGCGGAGCTTTATTATTAATTACCCATGACCGCTATTTTTTAGACCAAGTAACAAATCGGATTGTAGAATTAGACCGAGGGGATTTATTTACATATTCTGGAAATTATTCTTATTATTTAGAAAAGAAAGCGGAAGCGGAGGATATTGCTGTTAGTCAACAGCGCAAACATCGCGGGGTTTTGCGTCGAGAATTAGAATGGTTAAGACGAGGGCCAAAGGCGAGAAGTACAAAACAAAAAGCCCGAATTCAAAGGGTTGAAGGGATGCAAGACCTAGAGTTTAAACAACTCCAGGGAAAAGTTGAAATTTCAACTCCAGGTCGTCGTATTGGGAAGAAAGTTATTGAATTAAATCAGGTGTCTAAATCTTATGATAATCGGGTTTTAATTCAAGATTTCACCTACAGTTTTAATCCCGATGACCGTTTAGGAATTATTGGGGGAAATGGGGTCGGTAAATCAACTTTATTGGATATGATTACAGGTCGAATTCAACCGGATTCAGGATTATTAGAAATTGGGTCAACCATTCATATCGGTTATTTTGACCAACATTCAGAAGATTTGTTAGCGGCGATGAATGAAAATCAGCGTGTGATTGATTATTTAAAAGAAGTGGCAGAATATGTTAAAACAGCAGATGGAACCCAGATTACCGCCTCTCAAATGTTAGAACGGTTTTTGTTTCCTCCTAATCAACAATATGCGCCCTTAAATAAACTTTCAGGAGGCGAAAAACGACGGTTATTTTTATTACGAGTATTAATGAGTGCGCCCAATGTATTGATTTTAGATGAACCGACCAATGATTTAGATGTACAAACCCTATCGGTTTTAGAAGATTATTTAGAGGATTTTAATGGTTGTGTAATTGTAGTTTCCCATGACCGCTATTTTTTAGACCGGACAGTAGAAACGATTTTTTCCTTTGAAGCTGGGGGAGTTTTACGACAATATCCGGGGAATTATTCGGTTTATTTAGATTATAAAAAAGCGGAGGAGTTAGAGTTAAGTCGTCAAACGGTGAAAGCCGAAGAAAAAACCACTGCTTTGGGTATAGATTCGGATAAGTCTCAACGGTATTCTTGGGATAAAAGCGGACAACGGAAATTATCGTCTAAAGAACGGCGAGAATATGAAAAGTTAGAGACAAAAATTGCTGAGTTAGAAGCGAAGAAAATCGACTTAGAACAACAATTATATTACGCACCTCCGGGGGCGGTGTCTAAAGTTCAAGACTTACATCACCAGGTAGAAATGATTACCCAAGAGATTGATAATGCTACAGAACGGTGGTTAGAATTAGCGGAAATTGCCTCTTCTAATTAA
- a CDS encoding DUF433 domain-containing protein — protein sequence MTPTSLLSRISIDPNICFGKPCIRGHRIWVSLILDFLASGVTLESLLEEYPGIEREDILACIAYGAEMSRDCYVEIPVRTR from the coding sequence ATGACACCCACAAGTTTACTGTCTCGAATTTCCATTGATCCTAACATTTGTTTTGGAAAACCCTGCATTCGGGGTCATCGAATTTGGGTTTCTCTCATCTTAGATTTTTTAGCCAGTGGAGTTACCCTTGAATCCCTCTTAGAGGAGTACCCTGGAATAGAACGTGAAGATATTCTAGCTTGTATTGCTTATGGCGCTGAAATGTCGCGTGATTGTTATGTGGAAATTCCGGTTAGAACTCGCTAA